A window of the Anthonomus grandis grandis chromosome 9, icAntGran1.3, whole genome shotgun sequence genome harbors these coding sequences:
- the LOC126740503 gene encoding uncharacterized protein LOC126740503 — translation MIFNTKFNISFGYPRTDTCATCDEYTAKIKALSAETDKHQIQQLTTNNILHKKRAECFYNHKKKAKIQARKNKKKEAICIDFAKNVFLPQIATNDVYYKRQLSMYSFNVHVLAPGESIFYVYDESVAKKVPNELASFLFHFIMNYLDDEVQELDIFCDSAGGQNKNYTIFRFIHYFTNNRIHGLTDIKITFPIRGHSYLECDKNVGLWNIKAPMEIPKDFEEMVKLSRSKPSPFTVISVTKRIVLDWKIMLLSQYAAKCPFKTQPIKVIQAFSSHSRLLQYRTTYFGEMLTSIIRAPRHSQSLPKRLFELTSPAYNGLLPISRAKFNDLQSLMKFCSPLLSSSFSIYPMTNLMSGSIWIQPTSCWLFTFFEHNTVVIFINSLLISSHTDFVPFLTLNCVFLSFVNN, via the exons ATGATTTTCAACacgaaatttaatatttcttttgggTATCCCCGCACGGACACTTGTGCAACTTGTGATGAATATACagcaaaaattaaagctttatCTGCGGAAACTGATAAACATCAAATTCAACAGCTAACAACAAACAATATTCTTCATAAGAAGCGGGCGGAATGTTTTTACAACCATAAGAAGAAAGCCAAAATCCaggcaagaaaaaataaaaagaaagaagctATTTGCATAGATTTCGCTAAAAATGTCTTCCTGCCGCAGATAGCTACCAACGATGTATATTATAAACGTCAACTTTCTATGTACTCCTTCAATGTCCACGTTCTTGCACCTGGTGAGTCAATTTTTTACGTGTACGATGAAAGTGTTGCCAAAAAAGTACCGAACGAATTGGCCTCAttcctttttcattttattatgaaCTATTTGGATGACGAAGTTCAGGAATTGGACATTTTCTGTGATTCTGCAGGAGGGCAGAACAAAAACTACACGATATTTAGATTCATTCATTACTTTACGAACAATCGCATCCATGGCCTCACagacattaaaattacatttcctATACGTGGACACTCATACTTGGAGTGCGATAAAAATGTTGGTCTATGGAACATAAAAGCACCAATGGAAATACCAAAAGATTTCGAAGAAATGGTGAAATTATCACGATCGAAACCATCCCCTTTTACTGTGATCAGTGTTACTAAAAGAATTGTATTGGATTGGAAGATAATGTTGCTATCACAGTATGCCGCTAAATGCCCTTTTAAAACGCAGCCTATCAAAGTCATACAAGCTTTTTCTAGCCATAGCCGTTTGTTACAATATCGCACCACGTACTTTGGAGAAATGCTGACAAGCATTATTAGAGCACCGCGGCATAGTCAATCATTGCCAAAGAGGTTGTTTGAGCTTACCTCTCCAGCTTACAATG gcctCCTGCCAATTTCCAGAGCCAAATTCAACGATTTGCAAAGTTTAATGAAGTTTTGTAGCCCTCTGCTGTCAAGTTCTTTCTCAATATACCCCATGACTAATTTAAt GTCTGGATCAATCTGGATACAACCAACATCATGCTGGCTTTTTACTTTCTTTGAACATAATACtgtagttatttttataaacagtcttTTGATAAGCTCTCATACTGATTTTGTAccgtttttaacattaaattgtgtttttctcagTTTCGTGAACAATTGA